Proteins from a genomic interval of Pseudomonadota bacterium:
- the purS gene encoding phosphoribosylformylglycinamidine synthase subunit PurS: MRARVLVTLRKDVLDPQGSAVCRALQALGFEGVRDVRVGKLVELDLEPAAASAQQLRDMCEKLLANPVIEDFRFEVDTK, from the coding sequence GTGAGAGCTCGGGTCCTTGTCACGCTGCGCAAGGATGTGCTCGATCCCCAGGGAAGCGCTGTGTGTCGGGCGCTGCAGGCTCTCGGTTTCGAAGGGGTGAGGGACGTGCGGGTGGGCAAGCTGGTGGAGCTTGACTTGGAGCCGGCCGCCGCCAGCGCGCAGCAGCTCAGGGACATGTGCGAGAAGCTGCTCGCCAACCCGGTCATCGAGGACTTTCGCTTCGAAGTTGACACGAAGTAA
- a CDS encoding transglycosylase SLT domain-containing protein — protein sequence MRSRSSLMLVCAAWLAFLQSESVQAWAGHPLCALNPDVRDSLVGPPVDCGPRSSFASVPWTHPITMAEGRRALLHARELIDAGRLPDGILQLRVVEHAVPVIADRVALMQADVFMALQRFEQALKQYERAAASMDRAVAAKARVGRVRALLATDRLGAETALTQLLDTYPGLPERLVLLWEQAQHRQRRGRLSGAGALYRHIDEHFPWTEVAVQARHKLKELRKRRVWVRRFSPQELTRRARRLVRMGSAKQGQHAVDKLLDHPSAQVRAEGHLLRARIARVQGRWEDVRAAAQRARTLGADAAAVGRLLRPAGSPVAQRIDENQAARDARARIHAIRGNKAYHRLSNFQLRRALPLAVEGRLASTADRLLDAMQRRSTLPARYRFDAAMSAIGVASDERVAGLLRTLFDVRRYAVAARYHYGRAMERLGRFGEAEAEYFRVREYDESATRYYALWAEQRLWALENRRSMACTPDLKWGEDAPAPADGDAAEPQELVDADSPVYTRQATAGDTEFIMQQLSRHLDRDRPRGQAGRLSPDVPSEEASVAPADTQRLIELMKPVVEAHAEGYPWLVRALQLVELDEHEAAADELNEVYLAWREARGAPRLRSGLDALYRGEAPPPRAADKAIRKLRADLAPAARASLSKAAQLLGDPGVSARFAGWGRVVERPRAYAERVETAARKYDLDPNLLFAVMRVESIYNRRIVSTAGAVGLMQIMPRTGRLIAERLGRENFKTTDLLDPDTNLEFAAWYLASLLTRFDSSLPLAVAAYNGGPHNVRTWLREHGDRMPLDVFLEHIPFSQTHRYVRRVLTHYAAYRAQQGLPMTPIETQLPPLQPDTVVSF from the coding sequence GTGAGAAGTCGCTCCTCCCTCATGCTCGTTTGCGCGGCATGGCTGGCATTCCTCCAGTCGGAATCGGTACAAGCCTGGGCAGGCCATCCGCTGTGTGCCCTCAATCCCGACGTGCGCGACTCCCTGGTGGGACCTCCGGTCGATTGCGGTCCACGTAGCTCGTTTGCAAGCGTGCCATGGACCCATCCGATAACCATGGCCGAGGGCCGGCGCGCGCTCCTGCACGCGCGTGAGCTGATCGATGCGGGACGCTTGCCCGACGGCATCTTGCAGCTGAGGGTCGTCGAGCACGCCGTGCCGGTAATTGCGGACCGGGTCGCGCTCATGCAAGCGGACGTGTTCATGGCCCTGCAGCGATTCGAGCAGGCACTCAAGCAGTATGAGCGAGCGGCCGCCAGCATGGATCGCGCGGTGGCCGCCAAGGCTCGTGTGGGGCGGGTGCGGGCGCTGCTCGCTACCGACCGGCTCGGCGCGGAAACGGCGCTCACACAACTGCTGGACACGTATCCTGGGCTGCCCGAGCGGCTGGTCCTGCTTTGGGAGCAGGCACAGCATCGGCAGCGACGCGGCAGGCTCAGCGGCGCGGGTGCGCTCTATCGGCATATCGACGAGCATTTTCCCTGGACGGAGGTCGCTGTACAGGCGCGGCACAAGCTCAAGGAGCTGCGCAAGCGGCGGGTTTGGGTGCGTCGCTTTTCGCCGCAAGAGCTGACGCGGCGGGCTCGACGCCTGGTGCGCATGGGAAGCGCGAAGCAAGGCCAGCACGCGGTCGACAAGCTCCTTGACCACCCCTCGGCTCAGGTGCGAGCCGAAGGGCACTTGCTGCGCGCGCGCATCGCGCGGGTGCAGGGCCGCTGGGAGGATGTTCGAGCGGCGGCCCAGCGAGCGCGCACCCTCGGTGCAGATGCGGCCGCAGTGGGCCGGTTGCTCAGACCGGCTGGCTCACCTGTCGCACAGCGGATCGACGAGAACCAGGCGGCGCGCGACGCTCGGGCGCGTATCCACGCCATTCGGGGCAACAAAGCCTACCACCGGCTCAGCAACTTCCAGCTGCGCAGAGCACTGCCGCTGGCGGTAGAGGGTCGACTTGCAAGCACGGCCGATCGGTTGCTCGACGCCATGCAGCGCCGCAGCACCTTGCCAGCCAGGTACCGGTTTGATGCGGCGATGTCGGCGATCGGCGTCGCATCGGACGAGCGTGTCGCCGGCCTTCTGCGTACCCTTTTCGATGTTCGGCGCTACGCAGTGGCTGCTCGCTATCACTACGGCCGCGCGATGGAGCGTCTGGGGCGCTTCGGGGAGGCGGAAGCCGAGTACTTTCGCGTACGCGAGTACGACGAAAGCGCGACGCGCTACTACGCGCTGTGGGCGGAGCAGCGGCTATGGGCGCTTGAGAACCGGCGCTCCATGGCGTGCACCCCGGACCTGAAATGGGGTGAGGACGCGCCGGCACCCGCGGACGGTGATGCCGCCGAACCGCAGGAGTTGGTGGATGCGGACTCGCCGGTCTACACACGGCAGGCCACCGCGGGTGACACCGAGTTCATCATGCAACAGCTGAGCCGTCACCTCGATCGGGACCGGCCGCGCGGGCAGGCGGGGAGACTATCTCCCGACGTGCCAAGCGAGGAGGCGAGCGTTGCGCCGGCCGACACGCAACGGCTCATCGAGCTGATGAAGCCCGTGGTGGAAGCGCACGCCGAGGGCTACCCCTGGCTGGTGCGAGCGCTGCAGCTGGTCGAGCTGGACGAGCATGAAGCTGCGGCCGACGAGCTCAACGAGGTGTACTTGGCCTGGCGTGAGGCGCGCGGTGCACCCCGCCTGCGCTCGGGGCTCGACGCCCTGTATCGAGGGGAGGCACCGCCACCGCGTGCGGCAGACAAGGCGATCCGGAAGCTGCGGGCAGACCTTGCGCCCGCGGCTCGTGCCAGCTTGTCCAAGGCGGCTCAGCTGCTGGGCGATCCAGGCGTGTCCGCGCGCTTTGCCGGCTGGGGTCGAGTTGTCGAGCGACCTCGCGCATACGCCGAGCGCGTAGAGACGGCCGCGCGCAAGTACGATCTCGATCCCAACCTGCTGTTTGCGGTGATGCGAGTGGAGAGCATCTACAATCGTCGGATCGTATCCACGGCAGGTGCCGTGGGCTTGATGCAGATCATGCCTCGCACGGGACGATTGATCGCCGAACGTTTGGGGCGAGAGAACTTCAAGACCACCGACCTGCTCGATCCAGATACGAATCTAGAGTTCGCGGCCTGGTATCTCGCCTCGCTTCTTACACGTTTCGACAGCAGCCTGCCCCTGGCGGTCGCTGCCTACAACGGTGGCCCCCACAACGTCCGCACCTGGCTTCGAGAGCACGGCGACCGTATGCCCCTGGACGTTTTTCTGGAGCACATACCTTTCTCTCAAACCCATCGCTACGTGCGCAGGGTGCTGACCCACTACGCCGCCTACCGCGCCCAGCAGGGGCTGCCGATGACACCGATCGAAACCCAGCTGCCGCCGCTTCAGCCCGACACCGTCGTATCGTTCTGA